From the genome of Phocoena phocoena chromosome 18, mPhoPho1.1, whole genome shotgun sequence, one region includes:
- the CDADC1 gene encoding cytidine and dCMP deaminase domain-containing protein 1, translating to MKEAGQMQNLESEGAGRSVSTQTGSMTGEIPRLSKVNLFTLLSLWMELFPSVKSQRQKCQEREEGKHGPLGDNEEMARVSTDKKQVKRTGLVVVKNMKIVGLHCSSEDLHAGKIALIKHGSRLKNCDLYFSRKPCSACLKMIVNAGVNRISYWPADPEISLLTEASSSEDAKLDAKAVERLKSNSRAHVCVLLQPLVCYMVQFVEETSYKCDFIQKISKTLPDTTIDFYSECKQERIKEYEMIFLVSGEEMHKQILMTIGLENLCENPYFSNLRQNMKDLILLLATVASSVPNFKHYGFYCSNTEQINEIHNQSLPQEIARHCMVQARLLAYRTEDHKTGVGAVIWAEGKSRNCDGTGAMYFIGCGYNAFPVGSEYADFPHMDDKQKDREIRKFRYIVHAEQNALTFRCQEIKPEERSMIFVTKCPCDECVPLIKGAGIKQIYAGDVDVGKKKADISYMRFGELEGVSKFTWQMNPSRTCVLGQNEPESRENGVLGPIPQDEEQHQNKKLRLANH from the exons ATGAAAGAAGCAGGACAGATGCAAAATCTGGAGAGCGAGGGGGCCGGACGGTCAGTCAGCACCCAGACTGGCAGCATGACCG GTGAAATACCAAGGCTTTCTAAAGTCAACCTTTTCACTCTGCTCAGTCTCTGGATGGAGCTCTTCCCATcagtcaaaagtcaaagacaaaagtGTCAG gaaagggaggaaggaaagcatgGACCCTTAGGAGATAATGAAGAGATGGCCAGAGTATCTACTGACAAAAAACAG GTGAAGAGAACTGGTCTTGTGGTGgtgaaaaacatgaaaattgtTGGTCTCCACTGTTCAAGTGAAGATTTACATGCTGGGAAAATCGCTCTGATAAAACATGGGTCAAGGTTGAAAAACTGTGatctttatttttccagaaaaccATGTTCTGCTTGTTTGAAAATGATTGTAAATG CTGGAGTTAACCGAATTTCATATTGGCCTGCTGATCCAGAAATAAGCTTGCTTACCGAGGCCTCTAGTTCTGAAGATGCAAAGTTAGATGCCAAAGCAGTGGAAAGATTGAAGTCAAACAGTCGGGCCCATGTGTGTGTCTTACTTCAGCCTTTGGTGTGTTACATGGTGCAGTTTGTAGAGGAGACCTCTTACAAATGTGACTTtattcaaaaaatttcaaaaacattgcCGGACACTACCATTGACTTTTATTCTGAATGtaaacaagaaagaataaaagaatatgaaatgatATTTTTGGTTTCCGGAGAAGAAATGCATAAGCAAATACTGATGACTATAGGTTTGGAGAACCTGTGTGAAAATCCGTACTTTAGCAATCTAAGACAAAACATGAAAGACCTTATCCTACTTTTGGCCACAGTAGCTTCCAGTGTGCCCAACTTTAAACACTACGGATTTTATTGTAGCAATACCGAACAGATTAATGAAATTCACAATCAGAGTTTGCCGCAAGAAATTGCAAGGCACTGCATGGTTCAGGCAAGGTTATTGGCATATCGAACTG AGGATCATAAAACAGGAGTTGGAGCAGTCATCTGGGCAGAAGGAAAATCT AGAAATTGTGATGGAACAGGAGCAATGTACTTCATAGGATGTGGTTATAATGCTTTTCCTGTTGGATCTGAGTATGCTGACTTCCCGCACATGGATGacaaacagaaagacagagaaataaggaaattcaGATACATTGTACACGCAGAACAGAATGCCTTGACATTTAG gtGTCAAGAGATAAAACCAGAAGAAAGAAGTATGATTTTTGTGACAAAGTGCCCATGTGATGAATGTGTACCTTTAATTAAAGGTGCGGGCATAAAACAAATCTATGCAGGGGATGTAGATGTTGGAAAAAAGAAGGCAGACATCTCTTACATGAGATTTGGGGAACTTGAAGGTGTTAGCAAATTTACA TGGCAAATGAATCCATCAAGAACTTGTGTTCTTGGGCAAAATGAGCCTGAAAGCAGAGAAA